In Mesorhizobium sp., one DNA window encodes the following:
- a CDS encoding imelysin family protein: MKISTLSAALCALVGLSASALAVEPAAIVKTYSDVALAGYEDSLTTAKALDAAVDALVAKPSEDTLAAARKAWIAARVPYQQTEAFRFGNAIVDEWEGRVNAWPLDEGLIDYVDAGYGTESDSNPFYAANVIANAKISAGGDEVDAAEITPAVIQSLQEIGGSEANVASGYHAIEFLLWGQDLNGTGAGAGNRPATDFDTANCSGGHCDRRAEYLKAASDLLVADLEEMVANWKEGGEARKAVEGDPKAGLSTILTGLGSLSYGELAGERMKLGLLLHDPEEEHDCFSDNTHNSHYNDIVGINNVYHGRYVRVDGSVVEGPSLAAFVREKDAAVADEMDAKLAATLKAAEAMKARAETKEAYDQMIGEGNAEGNAVVQAVIDGLVAQTRSLERVIASLNLGDVTIEGSDSLDNPDAVFQ; the protein is encoded by the coding sequence ATGAAAATCAGCACCTTGTCCGCCGCGCTCTGCGCTCTCGTGGGTTTGTCGGCATCCGCGCTTGCCGTCGAGCCTGCGGCAATCGTCAAGACCTATTCCGACGTTGCGCTTGCGGGCTACGAGGACAGCCTGACGACGGCGAAGGCGCTCGACGCCGCTGTGGATGCCCTGGTCGCGAAGCCCTCGGAAGACACGCTGGCGGCGGCGCGAAAAGCCTGGATCGCCGCGCGCGTGCCCTATCAGCAGACCGAGGCGTTCCGCTTCGGCAATGCGATCGTCGACGAGTGGGAAGGCCGCGTCAACGCCTGGCCGCTGGACGAGGGGCTGATCGACTATGTCGACGCCGGCTACGGCACTGAATCCGATTCCAACCCGTTCTACGCCGCCAACGTGATCGCCAACGCCAAGATCAGCGCCGGCGGCGACGAGGTCGACGCTGCGGAGATCACCCCGGCGGTGATCCAGTCGCTGCAGGAGATCGGCGGCTCGGAGGCCAACGTCGCCTCGGGCTATCATGCGATCGAGTTCCTGCTCTGGGGACAGGATCTGAACGGCACGGGTGCAGGCGCGGGCAACCGGCCGGCGACGGATTTCGATACGGCGAACTGCAGCGGCGGCCATTGCGACCGGCGCGCCGAATACCTGAAGGCGGCGTCCGATCTGCTGGTCGCGGATCTCGAGGAGATGGTCGCCAACTGGAAGGAAGGCGGCGAGGCGCGCAAGGCGGTCGAGGGCGATCCGAAGGCGGGCCTGTCGACGATCCTGACGGGTCTCGGCTCGCTCTCCTACGGCGAGCTTGCCGGCGAGCGCATGAAGCTCGGCCTGCTGCTGCACGATCCCGAGGAGGAGCATGATTGCTTCTCCGACAACACGCACAATTCGCACTACAACGACATCGTCGGCATCAACAATGTCTACCACGGCCGCTATGTGCGCGTGGACGGCTCGGTTGTGGAAGGCCCCAGCCTCGCCGCGTTTGTGCGTGAGAAGGATGCAGCGGTTGCGGACGAAATGGACGCAAAGCTCGCCGCCACGCTGAAGGCGGCCGAGGCGATGAAGGCGCGCGCGGAGACGAAGGAGGCCTACGACCAGATGATCGGCGAGGGCAATGCCGAGGGCAACGCGGTGGTCCAGGCGGTGATCGACGGACTGGTCGCGCAGACCCGCTCGCTCGAGCGCGTCATTGCGTCACTCAACCTGGGCGACGTGACCATCGAGGGATCCGACAGCCTCGACAATCCGGACGCGGTGTTCCAATAG
- a CDS encoding NAD(P)H-dependent oxidoreductase — translation MTNVALTGLARELSRRADEGRPVRIGVIGSGEMGTDLVTQCMLMKGVELSAMATRRPHTAKHAIELAYGETSKFAEVDTQSQVSAAIEQGRIAVTSVETMVTNPLIDVIVDATGKPGVAADFNLIAMEHGKHLVMMNVEADVTIGVYLKKQAERLGVVYTVGAGDEPSSCMELIEFASALGYTIVSAGKGKNNPLNHDAVPDDYREEAERRNMNPRMLVEFVDGSKTMVEMCAIANATGLVPDVPGMHGPRAGRDELAKILIPKEHGGVLSRKGVVDYTIGKGVAPGVFVVVEATHPRIIERMDDLHVGTGPYYSFHRPYHLTSLEVPLTCARTVLFGKPDMVPLDRPVAEVCAVAKRDLKPGERLDSIGETMYRSWTMTVPDARAARAIPCGLLEGGKVTAPVRKGELLTYANAEPDRTTKLYAMRQKQEAMIG, via the coding sequence ATGACCAATGTCGCACTCACGGGCCTCGCGCGCGAGCTGTCGCGCCGCGCGGATGAAGGCCGGCCGGTGCGCATCGGCGTCATCGGCTCCGGCGAGATGGGCACCGATCTCGTCACGCAATGCATGCTGATGAAGGGGGTCGAACTCTCCGCCATGGCGACGCGACGCCCGCATACGGCGAAGCACGCGATCGAGCTCGCCTACGGCGAGACGTCGAAATTCGCCGAGGTCGACACCCAGTCGCAGGTGTCGGCGGCTATAGAGCAGGGTCGCATCGCCGTGACTTCGGTCGAGACGATGGTGACCAATCCGCTGATCGACGTGATCGTCGATGCCACCGGCAAGCCCGGCGTCGCCGCCGACTTCAACCTGATCGCCATGGAGCACGGCAAGCACCTGGTGATGATGAATGTCGAGGCGGACGTCACCATCGGCGTCTATCTGAAGAAGCAGGCCGAGCGGCTGGGTGTTGTCTACACCGTCGGCGCCGGCGACGAGCCGTCCTCCTGCATGGAGCTGATCGAGTTCGCCTCGGCGCTCGGCTACACGATCGTGTCGGCCGGCAAGGGCAAGAACAACCCGCTCAATCACGATGCCGTGCCCGACGACTACCGCGAGGAGGCCGAGCGACGGAACATGAACCCGCGCATGCTGGTCGAGTTCGTCGACGGCTCCAAGACGATGGTGGAGATGTGCGCCATCGCCAACGCCACCGGCCTGGTGCCGGACGTGCCCGGCATGCACGGGCCGCGGGCCGGGCGCGACGAACTGGCGAAGATCCTGATCCCGAAAGAACATGGCGGCGTGCTGTCGCGGAAGGGCGTCGTCGACTACACGATAGGCAAGGGCGTGGCACCGGGCGTGTTCGTGGTGGTCGAGGCGACGCATCCGCGCATCATCGAGCGCATGGACGACCTGCATGTCGGCACGGGGCCTTACTATTCCTTCCACAGGCCCTATCACCTGACCTCGCTCGAAGTGCCGCTGACCTGCGCGCGCACGGTCCTGTTCGGCAAGCCGGACATGGTGCCGCTGGATAGGCCGGTGGCGGAGGTCTGCGCGGTCGCCAAACGCGACCTGAAGCCGGGCGAACGGCTCGATTCGATCGGCGAGACGATGTACCGGTCGTGGACGATGACGGTGCCGGACGCGCGCGCGGCGAGGGCCATTCCCTGCGGCCTGCTGGAGGGCGGCAAGGTGACTGCGCCAGTGCGCAAGGGCGAGTTGCTGACCTATGCCAACGCGGAGCCGGACCGCACGACGAAGCTCTATGCGATGCGGCAGAAGCAGGAAGCGATGATCGGGTAG
- a CDS encoding di-heme oxidoredictase family protein, whose translation MKLRLTILLLMAATAVAAGGSRDDLSPTDLERVRAITRPASDFSKPEKFEKMQGGAATTPKVGDANALSQPSANLSFADRERFFLGNGIFRKDWVSSPSSTQASDGLGPLFNSRNCQACHIKDGRGHAPPSPGADAVSYLVRLSVPPDEQQAAQITAGLIPAVPDPVYGLQLQDHAIAGLAPEGEIHIEYEDVPVTLAAGETVTLRKPALSIDKPGFGPFATGLMVSGRLAPAMSGMGLLEAIHDADIMARSDPDDRDGDGISGRPNLIADGKGGLVIGRFGWKAAQPSVEQQTVHAFSGDMGLSTPILPDNAGDCTAAQPDCRAMPHGAQERYGDTEVPRDVLDLVVFYSQNLAPPVRRGFDEPDVLAGKAAFYQAGCPACHVPKYVTSRIVAHEAQRFQLIWPYTDLLLHDMGPGLADGRGEGLADGTEWRTAPLWGIGLAHKVSAEAGFLHDGRARTLQEAILWHGGEAQSARDAYAALPKAERDALVTFLESL comes from the coding sequence ATGAAGCTGCGCCTCACGATTCTCCTGCTCATGGCGGCGACCGCGGTCGCCGCGGGCGGGTCGCGCGACGATCTCTCGCCGACGGATCTCGAGCGGGTTCGCGCGATCACGCGGCCGGCCAGCGATTTTTCGAAGCCCGAAAAGTTCGAGAAGATGCAGGGAGGTGCCGCGACGACGCCCAAGGTCGGCGACGCCAATGCGCTGTCGCAGCCCTCGGCCAACCTCAGCTTCGCCGACAGGGAGCGCTTCTTCCTCGGCAACGGCATCTTCCGCAAGGACTGGGTCTCCTCGCCGTCGTCGACGCAGGCGTCGGACGGGCTCGGGCCGCTGTTCAATTCGCGCAATTGCCAAGCCTGCCACATCAAGGACGGGCGCGGGCATGCACCGCCGTCGCCGGGAGCCGATGCGGTTTCCTATCTGGTTCGTCTCTCCGTGCCGCCGGACGAGCAACAGGCGGCGCAGATCACCGCCGGTCTGATCCCGGCCGTGCCCGACCCGGTCTACGGCCTGCAATTGCAGGATCATGCCATCGCCGGCCTCGCTCCCGAAGGCGAAATTCATATCGAGTATGAAGACGTTCCGGTTACGCTCGCGGCCGGCGAGACGGTCACGTTGCGCAAGCCGGCGCTCAGCATCGACAAGCCGGGCTTCGGGCCCTTCGCAACGGGCCTGATGGTGTCGGGCCGCCTCGCGCCGGCCATGTCCGGCATGGGGCTGCTCGAGGCGATCCACGACGCCGACATCATGGCCAGGTCCGACCCCGATGACAGGGATGGGGACGGCATTTCCGGCCGTCCGAACCTGATCGCCGACGGCAAGGGCGGCCTCGTGATCGGCCGCTTCGGCTGGAAGGCCGCCCAGCCCTCCGTCGAGCAACAGACCGTGCACGCCTTCTCTGGCGACATGGGCCTGTCGACGCCGATCCTGCCGGACAATGCCGGCGACTGCACCGCCGCCCAGCCGGACTGCCGCGCCATGCCGCACGGCGCGCAGGAGCGCTATGGCGACACCGAGGTGCCGCGCGACGTGCTCGATTTGGTCGTGTTCTATTCGCAGAATCTCGCGCCGCCGGTGCGGCGCGGCTTCGACGAGCCGGACGTGCTTGCCGGCAAGGCGGCGTTCTACCAGGCCGGCTGCCCCGCCTGCCACGTGCCGAAATACGTCACCAGCCGCATCGTCGCGCATGAGGCGCAGCGCTTCCAGTTGATCTGGCCGTACACCGACCTCCTGCTGCACGACATGGGCCCGGGCCTTGCCGACGGACGCGGCGAGGGGTTGGCGGACGGCACCGAATGGCGCACGGCTCCGCTCTGGGGGATCGGCCTGGCGCACAAGGTCAGTGCCGAGGCCGGCTTCCTGCACGACGGCCGCGCCCGCACGCTCCAGGAAGCGATCCTGTGGCATGGCGGCGAGGCGCAGAGTGCCCGCGACGCCTACGCCGCGCTGCCGAAGGCGGAGCGGGACGCGCTGGTGACATTCCTGGAGTCGCTGTGA